Proteins encoded in a region of the Oenanthe melanoleuca isolate GR-GAL-2019-014 chromosome 27, OMel1.0, whole genome shotgun sequence genome:
- the HOXB4 gene encoding homeobox protein Hox-B4, giving the protein MAMSSFLINSNYVDPKFPPCEEYSHGDYLPDHSPPEYFGAPRHRESTCQHEAMLEARSACGEQLFPSCPQPPRSPRGHVHPPAGPRTPSPPSCSRDPAKPGSEPVVYPWMKKVHVSTVNPNFSGGEPKRSRTAYTRQQVLELEKEFHYNRYLTRRRRIEIAHSLCLSERQIKIWFQNRRMKWKKDHKLPNTKIRAGSSSSSSSSSSGALPVPPGAAQIAQGGSQIQIPQGGSQIQTLQGSGSQIQIQQGGSQIQTLQGSGSQIQTLQGSASQIQIQQGGSQTQIPQGGSQIQTLQGSGSQIQIQQGGSQIQIQQGGSQTQIPQGGSQIQTLQGGSQTQIAQGGSQIQTLQGSGSQIQIQQGGSQKQILQGSGSQIQTLQGGSQIQISQGGSPMQITQGGSQKQILQGSGSQMQIPQGGSQVQIPQGTGSQKQILQGGSQMQITQGGSQKQIPSGAGSQMQILQGGGSQSQIPPGGSQKQILQGAGSQIQTLQGGSQTHIPPGAGSQIQISPGGSQIPTLQGGSQIQISPGGSQIQTLQGGSQIQIPSGGSQIQTLQGGSQIQLPPGPPPQPRPHAPTPAL; this is encoded by the exons ATGGCCATGAGCTCGTTCCTGATCAACTCCAACTACGTGGACCCCAAGTTCCCACCCTGCGAAGAATACTCGCACGGCGATTACCTCCCCGACCACTCGCCGCCGGAGTATTTCGGCGCCCCGAGGCACCGGGAGAGCACTTGCCAGCATGAAGCGATGTTGGAGGCGCGCTCCGCCTGCGGCGAGCAGCTCTTCCCGTcctgcccgcagcccccgcgCTCGCCCCGCGGTCACGTCCATCCTCCGGCCGGGCCCCGCACCCCCAGCCCGCCCTCCTGCAGCCGCGACCCGGCCAAGCCCGGCTCCGAGCCCGTGGTTTACCCCTGGATGAAAAAAGTCCATGTCAGCACGG TGAACCCCAACTTCTCTGGGGGGGAGCCCAAGCGCTCCCGCACCGCCTACACCCGtcagcaggtgctggagctggagaaggagttTCACTACAACCGGTACCTGACGCGGCGCAGGAGGATCGAGATCGCGCACTCGCTGTGCCTGAGCGAGCGCCAGATCAAAATCTGGTTCCAGAACCGCCGCATGAAGTGGAAAAAGGATCACAAGTTACCCAACACCAAGATCAGGGccggctcctcctcctcctcctcctcctcctcctccggaGCGCTGCCGGTCCCGCCAGGAGCGGCCCAGATCGCACAGgggggatcccaaatccagatcCCACAGgggggatcccaaatccagaccCTGCAGGGAtcaggatcccaaatccagatcCAACAAgggggatcccaaatccagaccCTGCAAGGATCGGGATCCCAAATTCAGACCCTGCAGGGatcagcatcccaaatccagatcCAACAAGGAGGATCCCAAACCCAGATCCCACAGgggggatcccaaatccagaccCTGCAAGGAtcaggatcccaaatccagatcCAACAAgggggatcccaaatccagatcCAACAAGggggatcccaaacccagatCCCACAGggaggatcccaaatccagaccCTGCAAGGAGGATCCCAAACCCAGATCGCACAGgggggatcccaaatccagaccCTGCAGGGAtcaggatcccaaatccagatcCAACAAGGAGGATCCCAAAAGCAAATCCTGCAAGGATCAGGATCTCAAATTCAGACTCTACAAggaggatcccaaatccagatcTCACAGGGGGGATCCCCAATGCAGATCACACAGGGAGGATCCCAAAAGCAAATCCTGCAAGGATCAGGATCCCAAATGCAGATCCCGCAAGGAGGATCACAAGTTCAGATCCCACAAGGAACAGGATCCCAAAAGCAGATCCTACAGGGAGGATCCCAAATGCAGATCACTCAAGGAGGATCCCAAAAGCAAATCCCGTCAGGAGCGGGATCCCAAATGCAGATCCTGCAAGGAGGAGGATCCCAAAGCCAAATCCCACCAGGAGGATCCCAAAAGCAAatcctgcaaggagcaggatcccaaatccagaccCTACAAGGAGGATCCCAAACCCACATTCCACCAGGAGCAGGATCCCAAATTCAGATCTCGCCAGGAGGATCCCAAATCCCGACCCTACAAggaggatcccaaatccagatcTCGCCAggaggatcccaaatccagaccCTACAAGGAGGATCCCAAATTCAGATCCCATCAggaggatcccaaatccagaccCTACAAggaggatcccaaatccagctcccCCCGGGACCACCCCCCCAGCCCCGACCCCACGCACCGACCCCCGCCCTATAA